The Pirellulales bacterium genome has a window encoding:
- a CDS encoding potassium-transporting ATPase subunit C has translation MSAHIRANLWLLFLTIVLCCILYPLVLLIIGQTLFHDKAQGSLVVDASDKVIGSRLIAQPFTSDEYFQPRPSAASYNGAASGASNWGGNNYLLRDRVAKALGPIVKYNSGEKKGQPVAPDIEAWFQKDQFGGKPGVVAQWADAHNTVAQNWVGTTYDDKNPTPQQQYVLDWEKSHPDIVAKFKADNPDNDSPAPADLAVVFFENFSKVNPGKFLSVVTKPGPDGKSTTSVEPVSDGADIQSNFFDMWLSEHPDAELQTVPADMVMASGSGLDPDITLDNALWQLDRVAAAWAKKTSTDEAVVHKEIEKQLRDSATAPLGGTVGVPLVNVLETNLALRARFGGK, from the coding sequence ATGTCCGCTCATATTCGTGCCAACTTGTGGCTGTTGTTTCTGACCATTGTCTTATGCTGCATTCTTTATCCGTTGGTCTTGCTGATCATCGGCCAAACGCTGTTCCACGATAAAGCGCAGGGCAGCTTAGTTGTCGATGCCAGTGACAAAGTAATTGGCTCGCGGCTGATCGCTCAACCGTTCACTTCCGACGAATACTTCCAACCGCGCCCGTCGGCGGCCTCGTATAACGGCGCGGCATCCGGCGCTTCGAACTGGGGTGGTAACAACTACCTCTTGCGCGACCGAGTAGCGAAAGCGCTGGGCCCAATTGTGAAATACAACAGCGGAGAGAAGAAAGGACAACCTGTCGCACCTGATATCGAAGCGTGGTTCCAAAAGGATCAGTTCGGCGGCAAGCCGGGGGTCGTTGCGCAATGGGCCGATGCCCACAATACCGTCGCACAAAACTGGGTCGGCACGACGTACGATGACAAAAACCCGACGCCGCAGCAGCAATACGTGCTCGATTGGGAAAAGTCGCATCCGGATATCGTCGCTAAATTCAAGGCGGATAATCCGGATAATGACTCACCGGCACCCGCAGACTTGGCCGTGGTTTTCTTTGAGAATTTCTCCAAGGTGAACCCCGGCAAATTCCTGTCGGTTGTCACGAAACCGGGCCCCGACGGCAAGTCAACGACCAGCGTGGAGCCGGTGTCCGATGGAGCCGATATCCAATCGAACTTCTTTGATATGTGGCTGAGTGAACATCCCGATGCTGAATTGCAAACTGTGCCGGCCGATATGGTGATGGCCTCTGGCTCCGGTCTCGATCCCGACATCACTTTGGATAACGCGCTGTGGCAATTAGATCGCGTCGCGGCCGCCTGGGCCAAGAAAACAAGCACCGACGAAGCCGTCGTACACAAGGAAATCGAAAAGCAATTGCGTGACAGCGCCACGGCTCCTTTAGGCGGAACCGTTGGAGTCCCCTTGGTGAACGTCCTAGAAACTAATTTGGCGCTGCGTGCTCGCTTCGGAGGGAAATAG
- the kdpB gene encoding potassium-transporting ATPase subunit KdpB, whose amino-acid sequence MDQLSTLEQLSSTARYSQQTPATNENSPEQNKLARRQSRRAGLFAPELTKAALKQSFVMLRPDIQWKNPVMFVVEVGTVLCMIFTIRALLGYSSQAGVGYLIALDIWLFLTVIFANFASALAEARGKAQADALRKTRQATPAFRLKANGAVEETVSTALQAGDRVVIEAGHIIPGDGEIIEGVASVDESAITGESAPVIREAGGDRSGVTGGTRVLSDRIVVQITAGAGKSFLDRMIALVEGAIRQRTPNEIALSLVLAAFTLIFLIVTAALWPMALNAELYMKDFLGIDHPLKSLGTDVPTLVALLVCLIPTTIGALLAAIGIAGMDRALRANILAKSGKAVEVAGDVDTLLLDKTGTITIGNRRATRFVPFDGFSATELGSLAAQASAADETPEGKSIVELFHQLEQSPVGNGSAPPGVQFIAFSAQTRMSGIDLPDGRQIRKGAPDAILRHVKKQNSSAPTNTDVMVAEVASKGATPLLVCDGNRIAGMVVLEDILKPGISERFERLRRMGLRTVMVTGDNPLTAAAIAAQAGVDDFVAEATPEAKLEYIRKEQAGGKLVAMMGDGTNDAPALAQADVGIAMNSGTQAAKEAGNMVDLDSDPTKLIETVEIGKQLLMTRGALTTFSIANDLAKYFAIIPALFAATLPWLKPFDIMNLHSATSAILSAVIFNAIVIPLLIPIALKGVKYRPVGADALLRRNLLIWGLGGVIAPFIGIKLIDLVLTALHMV is encoded by the coding sequence ATGGATCAGCTCTCAACGCTTGAACAGCTTTCGAGCACGGCCAGATATTCGCAGCAGACGCCTGCTACAAACGAGAATTCACCAGAACAAAACAAACTTGCCCGTCGGCAAAGCCGGAGAGCAGGTTTGTTCGCGCCGGAGCTGACCAAGGCGGCCTTGAAGCAATCGTTCGTGATGTTGCGGCCCGACATCCAGTGGAAAAATCCGGTAATGTTCGTGGTCGAAGTGGGCACGGTATTGTGCATGATCTTCACCATCCGAGCTCTGCTGGGTTATAGCAGCCAAGCGGGCGTAGGGTATCTCATCGCCCTAGATATTTGGCTATTTTTGACCGTCATATTCGCTAATTTTGCTTCCGCCTTGGCCGAAGCTCGTGGCAAAGCTCAGGCCGATGCCCTGCGAAAAACGCGGCAAGCCACGCCCGCTTTCCGCCTGAAAGCAAATGGCGCCGTCGAGGAAACCGTCTCTACGGCGTTGCAAGCCGGAGATCGAGTGGTCATCGAAGCCGGTCACATTATTCCCGGCGATGGAGAAATTATCGAAGGTGTGGCTTCAGTCGATGAATCGGCCATTACCGGCGAATCAGCGCCGGTCATCCGCGAGGCCGGGGGCGATCGCTCGGGAGTCACCGGCGGCACGCGGGTTTTGTCGGACCGCATCGTCGTACAAATCACGGCTGGCGCTGGCAAATCGTTTTTGGATCGCATGATTGCCCTTGTCGAAGGCGCAATCCGCCAGCGCACACCCAACGAAATTGCACTTTCGCTGGTATTGGCGGCGTTCACTTTGATTTTTTTAATTGTTACCGCAGCCCTTTGGCCCATGGCGCTCAACGCCGAGCTTTACATGAAGGACTTTCTGGGCATTGATCATCCGTTGAAAAGCCTTGGGACTGACGTGCCGACACTCGTCGCGCTATTGGTGTGTTTAATTCCCACGACAATCGGCGCGTTGTTGGCGGCCATCGGCATTGCCGGGATGGACCGAGCCTTGCGAGCAAACATTCTGGCCAAAAGCGGCAAGGCGGTGGAAGTGGCGGGCGATGTCGATACGTTATTGCTGGACAAAACAGGTACGATTACCATCGGCAACCGGAGAGCGACGCGATTTGTTCCGTTCGACGGCTTTAGTGCCACCGAGTTGGGAAGCCTGGCGGCGCAGGCTTCGGCGGCGGACGAGACTCCAGAAGGAAAGAGCATCGTAGAACTGTTTCATCAATTGGAACAGTCGCCGGTGGGCAACGGCTCAGCTCCCCCCGGAGTGCAATTCATAGCGTTTAGCGCCCAGACACGAATGAGCGGTATCGATCTGCCCGATGGTCGACAAATTCGTAAGGGCGCGCCCGATGCCATTCTGCGGCACGTCAAGAAACAAAACAGTTCCGCACCGACCAATACGGATGTCATGGTCGCGGAAGTGGCAAGCAAAGGGGCTACGCCCCTGTTGGTCTGCGACGGAAACCGCATCGCCGGAATGGTGGTATTGGAAGACATTTTAAAGCCAGGCATTTCCGAAAGGTTCGAACGCTTGCGGCGCATGGGACTCAGAACCGTCATGGTCACCGGCGACAATCCGCTAACCGCAGCGGCAATTGCCGCCCAGGCCGGAGTGGACGATTTCGTGGCCGAAGCTACGCCCGAGGCAAAGCTCGAATACATTCGCAAAGAGCAGGCGGGTGGCAAGCTCGTCGCCATGATGGGTGATGGCACCAACGACGCCCCAGCGCTGGCGCAAGCCGACGTGGGCATTGCGATGAATTCCGGCACGCAGGCCGCCAAGGAAGCAGGAAACATGGTGGACTTAGACAGCGATCCCACGAAGCTGATCGAAACCGTCGAAATCGGCAAGCAGTTGTTGATGACCCGCGGAGCGTTGACGACGTTTTCCATCGCTAATGACCTGGCGAAGTATTTCGCTATTATCCCGGCGTTGTTTGCGGCCACGTTGCCGTGGCTCAAGCCGTTCGACATCATGAATTTACACTCGGCCACGTCAGCGATTTTGTCAGCCGTGATTTTTAACGCGATTGTCATTCCGCTTCTCATTCCGATTGCATTAAAGGGAGTTAAATATCGTCCCGTGGGAGCAGATGCCCTGCTGCGTCGCAACCTGTTGATTTGGGGCCTGGGAGGCGTAATCGCGCCCTTTATTGGCATCAAGCTGATCGACCTTGTACTGACGGCTCTTCATATGGTGTAA
- the kdpA gene encoding potassium-transporting ATPase subunit KdpA codes for MWTLPVFVFAITFVLAIPLGLYMAYVFEGRCRIPGFLRWIESRVDTGPQYWKQYCWAFMLFNVVTFVVGFAVLATQPYHPSFLNPDGKGMLSPSTIFHTAISFMTNTNQQHYSGEVHFSYFTQIFFVCWKQILSPVIGLAALVAIIRGLRGDKTMGNFYLDMWRGVAYFYIPLNLIVGVLLLWGGSPMTLDGAAQAATVETGAMGTNDAGNANPQLIARGPVAAIVAVKQFGTNGGGYFGANSAHPFENPNSWTNLLTCMGIILIPVAQLVMFGKMLKNYPHAAVIFGVMLVLSLITLGWSLYWDAERPNPALTAHPAQTYHATDSTVEGGLREIDVSAVAGLPVDQSLGNLEGKELRFGTAAGATWAALTTNTSNGSVNCMHDSLNPLAGITPLTGMWLNCIWGGVGVGLINLLIYLIIGVFIAGLMVGRTPEYLGKKVEAKEMKLASFAMLAHPLLILIPAGLFVATDWGFGTKNNPAAHGFSEIVYEFTSASANNGSGFEGLGDTVGFAADDAPAKAPQRAWDIACGLVMLLGRFIPIIAPIAIAGSLSVKKATPFTVGTLRTDTVTFGFVLLGTILLVGALLFLPAAVLGPVAEHFGPLPFGG; via the coding sequence ATGTGGACTTTGCCGGTATTTGTTTTCGCTATCACATTCGTCCTCGCCATTCCGCTGGGCCTGTACATGGCCTACGTGTTTGAGGGCCGTTGTCGCATCCCCGGATTTCTGCGCTGGATCGAAAGCCGTGTGGACACGGGGCCACAATATTGGAAGCAGTACTGCTGGGCGTTTATGTTATTCAATGTCGTGACATTCGTCGTGGGTTTTGCCGTACTGGCCACGCAGCCGTACCATCCATCGTTTCTGAATCCCGACGGAAAAGGAATGCTGTCGCCGAGCACAATCTTTCACACGGCCATCTCATTCATGACGAACACGAATCAGCAGCACTATTCAGGCGAAGTGCACTTCTCATATTTCACCCAAATCTTTTTCGTCTGCTGGAAGCAAATTCTTTCGCCGGTAATTGGCTTGGCTGCTTTAGTGGCCATTATTCGTGGCTTGCGCGGCGACAAGACCATGGGAAATTTCTATTTAGATATGTGGCGAGGCGTCGCCTACTTTTACATTCCACTGAATCTCATCGTTGGCGTGCTTCTGCTTTGGGGCGGTTCGCCAATGACCCTGGATGGTGCAGCTCAAGCGGCTACGGTTGAAACAGGAGCGATGGGTACCAACGATGCCGGCAATGCCAACCCCCAACTAATTGCCCGCGGTCCGGTAGCAGCCATCGTTGCCGTGAAACAATTTGGCACCAACGGCGGTGGTTACTTCGGCGCCAATAGTGCCCATCCGTTTGAAAACCCCAATAGCTGGACGAATTTACTAACTTGCATGGGAATCATTTTGATTCCCGTGGCGCAATTGGTGATGTTCGGCAAAATGCTCAAAAATTATCCACACGCCGCGGTCATCTTCGGAGTGATGCTGGTGCTTTCGTTGATTACACTCGGCTGGAGTCTGTATTGGGATGCCGAGCGTCCGAATCCCGCCTTAACAGCCCATCCAGCGCAAACATATCACGCGACCGATTCCACCGTCGAAGGCGGCTTGCGCGAAATCGACGTATCGGCCGTGGCAGGTTTGCCCGTTGATCAATCGCTCGGAAATCTAGAGGGTAAAGAACTGCGCTTCGGCACCGCGGCCGGTGCGACCTGGGCCGCGCTGACAACGAACACTTCCAACGGTTCGGTGAATTGTATGCATGATAGCCTGAATCCGTTGGCGGGAATCACGCCGCTAACGGGCATGTGGCTGAATTGCATTTGGGGGGGCGTTGGCGTGGGGCTGATTAACCTGCTGATTTATCTCATTATTGGCGTCTTCATCGCCGGCCTAATGGTTGGGCGCACGCCGGAGTATTTAGGCAAAAAGGTGGAAGCCAAGGAAATGAAATTGGCGTCGTTCGCCATGCTTGCTCACCCGCTTTTGATCCTGATCCCCGCCGGGTTGTTTGTCGCAACGGACTGGGGTTTTGGCACCAAAAACAATCCAGCCGCTCACGGTTTTTCAGAAATTGTCTACGAATTCACTTCGGCATCAGCTAATAACGGCTCCGGCTTCGAAGGCCTGGGGGATACCGTGGGCTTTGCCGCCGACGATGCTCCCGCAAAAGCCCCGCAACGGGCGTGGGATATAGCGTGCGGTTTAGTCATGTTACTGGGGCGCTTTATTCCGATCATTGCGCCCATTGCAATCGCCGGCAGTCTGTCGGTTAAAAAAGCGACTCCGTTCACCGTGGGCACATTGCGAACTGACACCGTTACGTTCGGATTTGTGCTGTTAGGCACAATCCTTCTTGTGGGTGCTTTGTTGTTTTTGCCCGCCGCGGTGCTCGGCCCCGTTGCAGAACATTTCGGCCCATTACCCTTTGGCGGCTAA